Proteins from a genomic interval of Diaphorobacter sp. HDW4A:
- a CDS encoding Hsp20/alpha crystallin family protein codes for MIFAPVIGRHAAFGIPRVSDEAVQRFLRSTLQTAAPDKNVHVSKDDNGAVTLQLDVPGLTREQLQIRIEGKQVHLTSIEGAPRSVRSSWELADEIDTAASTAKLENGVLTLTLSKLAPVDKSVQLTIN; via the coding sequence ATGATTTTCGCACCCGTTATCGGCCGTCATGCAGCATTTGGTATCCCTCGCGTTTCCGACGAGGCTGTGCAGCGCTTTCTGCGCAGCACATTGCAGACTGCCGCACCCGACAAGAATGTCCATGTGAGCAAGGATGACAATGGTGCTGTCACGCTGCAACTCGACGTTCCGGGCTTGACCCGCGAACAGCTGCAGATCCGCATCGAGGGCAAGCAAGTGCACCTGACCAGCATTGAAGGCGCACCGCGCAGTGTTCGCAGCAGCTGGGAGCTGGCGGATGAGATCGACACCGCTGCCAGCACTGCAAAACTCGAAAATGGGGTTTTGACGCTGACGCTTTCCAAGCTTGCGCCTGTCGACAAGAGTGTGCAGCTCACGATCAACTGA
- a CDS encoding DUF2242 domain-containing protein, producing the protein MLQPRYSFWLAASVAVSSVLLVGCSSLPTSMPGLDRQAAPFSPADFDNTSMYTRHVNASQTKTCEAARRALLSQGYLVNTATDELVSGRKYFQPNNEIHYQVEMRVVCAPEGKSDEKTAAYASALQDRYVIKKINNSASLGVGAIGSLSLPVSATEDTLVKVGSETVADPRFYELFFQLFDRYVPVASKSAPSPNSESQARAIMDLQSDAGVQSYKPTRTQTPASPVTVEVVPIATPVTAPVTVQKAQPIQEAPLPELVAPEQPAAEAPAKAD; encoded by the coding sequence ATGCTTCAACCACGTTACTCTTTCTGGCTGGCTGCCAGCGTTGCAGTCAGCTCCGTCCTGTTGGTCGGATGTTCCTCGCTGCCCACTTCCATGCCCGGTCTTGATCGCCAGGCCGCTCCTTTCAGTCCGGCTGATTTTGACAACACCAGCATGTACACCCGGCATGTCAACGCGTCACAAACCAAGACCTGCGAGGCCGCGCGTCGTGCGTTGCTCAGTCAGGGCTATCTGGTGAACACGGCTACCGACGAGCTGGTGTCCGGGCGCAAATATTTCCAGCCGAACAATGAGATTCACTACCAGGTCGAGATGCGCGTCGTATGCGCCCCCGAAGGCAAGAGCGACGAGAAGACCGCCGCCTATGCCAGTGCGCTGCAGGATCGCTATGTGATCAAGAAGATCAACAACTCCGCATCGCTCGGCGTGGGCGCGATTGGCTCCTTGTCGCTGCCGGTAAGCGCCACAGAGGACACACTGGTCAAGGTGGGCAGCGAGACCGTGGCCGACCCGCGCTTCTATGAGCTGTTCTTCCAGTTGTTCGACCGCTACGTGCCGGTGGCGTCTAAGAGCGCGCCATCGCCGAACTCCGAATCGCAGGCCCGTGCCATCATGGATCTGCAATCGGACGCCGGAGTCCAATCCTACAAGCCGACAAGGACGCAGACACCTGCTTCACCGGTGACGGTGGAAGTCGTGCCCATCGCCACTCCGGTGACCGCACCCGTGACGGTGCAGAAGGCACAGCCCATTCAGGAGGCACCCTTGCCCGAGCTTGTCGCTCCAGAACAACCAGCGGCAGAAGCACCTGCCAAGGCGGATTGA